In Arachis hypogaea cultivar Tifrunner chromosome 17, arahy.Tifrunner.gnm2.J5K5, whole genome shotgun sequence, a single window of DNA contains:
- the LOC112765896 gene encoding RING-H2 finger protein ATL38-like, which yields MVIVLLVLVAVFFALGLLSIYIRQCSERRHRDQLHPAILSATYGGGNSGGQHHGLDIAVVDSFPTFIYSNVKSHKIGQGALECAVCLCEFQDEETLRLIPQCCHVFHSDCIDVWFSSHSTCPVCRANLTPKPPHTSSPQSLVVNISDQPDTNPVNSEPNIISLINDGDQNNAIITEPKSHQERRTIFNLDEENGSVQSFYRFNSAGHFTVRPVENFERFTLRLPEDMRDRLVNVSSVNRTVSCRVTFQRERSHKEGYRTRSARSTEPPFIGMTRFERLEKGESIKGNEVKVDGGERSFDLLFPKGSRDEN from the coding sequence ATGGTCATTGTCCTCCTCGTCCTCGTGGCCGTCTTCTTCGCCCTAGGCCTCCTCTCCATCTATATTCGCCAATGCTCCGAACGTCGGCACCGTGACCAGCTCCACCCTGCTATCCTCTCTGCCACCTACGGTGGAGGCAACAGCGGGGGGCAGCATCATGGCCTTGACATTGCGGTGGTGGACTCATTTCCAACCTTCATCTACTCCAACGTGAAGAGTCACAAGATTGGGCAGGGGGCGCTAGAATGCGCCGTGTGCCTCTGCGAGTTTCAAGATGAAGAAACGCTGCGTTTGATCCCACAATGCTGCCACGTGTTCCACTCCGACTGCATCGATGTCTGGTTCTCCTCCCACTCAACATGTCCAGTCTGCCGTGCAAATCTCACGCCAAAACCACCTCACACGTCATCACCACAATCCCTCGTTGTAAACATTTCGGATCAACCTGATACGAATCCAGTTAACAGTGAGCCAAATATCATTTCCCTGATCAATGATGGCGACCAGAACAATGCAATAATAACAGAGCCGAAGTCTCACCAGGAGAGGAGAACTATTTTTAATTTGGATGAAGAGAATGGTTCGGTTCAGTCATTTTATCGTTTTAACTCGGCCGGTCATTTTACGGTTCGACCGGTGGAGAACTTTGAGCGGTTCACATTGAGGCTACCGGAAGATATGAGAGACCGGCTCGTGAATGTTAGTTCAGTTAACCGAACGGTTAGTTGCAGGGTAACATTTCAAAGGGAGAGAAGCCACAAGGAGGGTTATAGGACAAGGAGTGCAAGAAGCACAGAGCCACCTTTTATTGGCATGACCAGATTTGAAAGGTTAGAGAAGGGTGAGAGCATTAAAGGAAATGAGGTTAAAGTAGATGGGGGAGAACGGTCTTTTGATCTTCTATTTCCCAAGGGCTCAAGGGATGAGAATTAG
- the LOC140180593 gene encoding uncharacterized protein At4g02000-like, whose product MDITDIHFTSIAEARRDEYQTEEDNRKGGRNVLLLEEADIAEGINACSNSLYGKLFASKTFSVGTMGNVLKAIWRNPEGFSVSDKGDNYFQFFFNKEVDVLRVERGSPWLFKDYVLHVKRWKEDQNVDEEIVSNFSVWVQFWGLPELFKILEVGRKLGERLGTVLEVGKFQMRDRKTRIVKAKINIEATKKVRDQLIVAGPNKKEVEVALRYERLGKFCTYCAKLGHEVKNCHELLKGTESDRVKEDDIGE is encoded by the exons ATGGATATAACGGATATTCATTTCACTAG CATAGCTGAGGCAAGGAGAGATGAATATCAGACCGAGGAAGACAACCGAAAaggaggtagaaatgtgcttctGCTGGAAGAGGCAGACATAGCAGAAGGTATTAACGCTTGCTCCAATAGTCTCTATGGCAAACTCTTTGCTTCCAAAACCTTCTCAGTTGGAACCATGGGGAATGTTTTAAAGGCTATATGGAGAAATCCAGAAGGATTTAGCGTGAGTGACAAAGGGGACAATTACTTccaattcttttttaataaagagGTGGATGTCTTGCGTGTTGAACGTGGTTCTCCATGGCTATTCAAGGATTATGTGCTCCATGTCAAGAGATGGAAGGAAGATCAGAACGTTGATGAAGAGATTGTTTCTAATTTTTCAGTTTGGGTTCAATTTTGGGGTTTGCCAGAATTGTTTAAAATCCTCGAAGTTGGACGTAAATTGGGAGAGAGGCTGGGCACAGTGTTGGAGGTAGGTAAATTTCAGATGAGAGACagaaaaactaggattgtaaaGGCCAAGATCAATATTGAAGCTACCAAGAAAGTGAGGGATCAGTTAATTGTTGCAGGACCTAATAAAAAGGAGGTAGAGGTGGCATTGCGCTATGAGAGACTTGGAAAGTTCTGTACCTACTGCGCAAAATTGGGACACGAGGTGAAAAACTGCCATGAACTGCTGAAGGGCACAGAGAGTGATAGGGTAAAAGAGGATGACATTGGCGAATAG